A window from Engraulis encrasicolus isolate BLACKSEA-1 chromosome 11, IST_EnEncr_1.0, whole genome shotgun sequence encodes these proteins:
- the dusp4 gene encoding dual specificity protein phosphatase 4: MTASTCLPRVFGIGLSQIHSVRWSEAERENMVTMDELCEMDCSVLKRLLKDDSAKCLVLDCRSFLAYSAGHIRGAVNIRCNTIVRRRAKGSVSLDQILSGDEDVRRRLKSGLYSAVILYDERTPDASSVKEDGTITLVLNALYRDIFGTDIYLLKGGFDRFFSQYPEFCLKSKSLPSSAPLSLLDSNCTSCGTPQHDQGGPVEILPFLFLGSALHASKKDMLDGMGISALLNVSSNCPNHFEGVYQYKCIPVEDNHKEDISSWFIEAIEYIDSVKASNGRVLVHCQAGISRSATICLAYLMMRKRVRLDEAFEFVKQRRSVISPNFSFMGQLLQFESQVLATSCAAEVAVGVASPGVGVGVSTTSLGSKSSSSTPASPTFIFSFPVSVVSVAAAAAAAHGQQGGLSSYLQNPITTSPSC, encoded by the exons ATGACCGCCTCTACCTGCCTTCCCCGGGTGTTTGGCATCGGGCTATCCCAAATTCATTCTGTACGGTGGTCCGAGGCGGAGAGAGAAAACATGGTCACCATGGATGAACTTTGCGAAATGGATTGTAGCGTTTTGAAAAGACTGCTAAAGGACGACAGCGCAAAATGTCTGGTGCTGGACTGCAGGTCCTTTCTCGCGTACAGTGCCGGGCACATCCGAGGCGCGGTGAACATTCGCTGTAACACAATCGTACGGAGACGGGCGAAAGGCTCTGTCAGCTTGGACCAAATTCTATCGGGGGACGAGGACGTCCGGAGGAGATTAAAATCGGGACTGTATTCCGCAGTTATTTTGTACGACGAGAGAACGCCAGACGCAAGCTCAGTAAAAGAGGACGGCACAATAACACTGGTGCTCAATGCGCTATACAGGGATATCTTTGGAACAGATATATACCTCCTTAAAG GAGGCTTTGACAGATTCTTCTCTCAGTATCCAGAGTTTTGTTTAAAATCCAAATCCTTGCCGTCGTCCGCACCGCTGTCCCTCTTGGACTCCAACTGCACGTCTTGCGGGACGCCACAGCACGACCAG GGAGGACCGGTGGAGATCCTGCCGTTCCTGTTCCTCGGCAGTGCGCTGCACGCTTCCAAAAAGGACATGCTCGACGGCATGGGCATCTCCGCCCTGTTGAATGTATCGTCGAACTGCCCCAATCATTTCGAGGGGGTTTACCAGTACAAGTGCATCCCCGTCGAGGACAACCACAAGGAGGATATAAGCTCGTGGTTCATCGAAGCTATTGAGTATATTG ACTCGGTGAAGGCGTCCAACGGGCGCGTGCTGGTGCACTGCCAGGCGGGCATCTCCCGCTCGGCCACCATCTGCCTGGCCTACCTGATGATGCGCAAGCGCGTGCGGCTGGACGAGGCCTTCGAGTTTGTCAAGCAGCGGCGCAGCGTCATCTCCCCCAACTTCAGCTTCATGGGCCAGCTGCTGCAGTTCGAGTCCCAGGTGTTGGCCACCAGCTGCGCTGCCGAGGTCGCCGTCGGCGTGGCCAGCCCCGGGGTCGGGGTCGGGGTCAGCACCACCTCGCTGGGCTCCAAGTCTTCCTCCTCGACGCCCGCCTCGCCCACCTTTATCTTCAGCTTCCCCGTGTCGGTGGTgtcggtggcggcggcggcggcagcggcgcaCGGGCAGCAGGGGGGGCTGTCGTCGTACCTCCAGAACCCCATCACCACCTCGCCCAGCTGCTGA